A window of the Clupea harengus chromosome 8, Ch_v2.0.2, whole genome shotgun sequence genome harbors these coding sequences:
- the aff4 gene encoding AF4/FMR2 family member 4 isoform X4 produces MPSVRRVTFSAEHHLIRVLKLCRSLTRTPFRWFTALGHGLSDGSSKEDKLSSRIQSMLGNYDEMKETIGETPISKLMSKGSGSSSSEEKSGQGLYGEQRGGGGGSSGGGGQSSKWTPVVSAASTSSSSSQLQKRSGLQGSQRGAGGSSSGSGSSQRHEKDYSSGSGKKSSKHSSDQSKGHTSSPTKGSSISSSSHSRSMGSEHHGKDRYRKSPRDREREREPSWDSPSRVHTFATGQHTTQAFPPSLMTKPSSMLQKPTAYVRPMDGQETAEPKGSTEMYSGQSHSSSAGEMKSNGKASLAKLKIPTPSVEGSMTGDSSCVDEILKEMTQSWPPPLTAIHTPCKTEPSKFPFPTKDSQHSSFSSGGHSKRSSAGKGSSSTHASKPCEGDQANMLEDDLKLSSSEDSDGEQDSTKTAPRSAPQSQVAEVAENSREDSSSHTGSESSSASDSESESSSSESETNEPPRAASPEPEQPTANKWQLDNWFKKVNKFSPASPVDNNVPTKYRKEGREQGSGRGYGGQSGSKDASAPTQGRDLRPAQKGSENGRGRQKSPAQSDSSAGQRRTVGKKQPKKSEKPPVVEEPKGGLMVESETPQDIPTPRNKAPSKGPRKPNIKKEPKSPRQAQDKRKTKAPTKTPQKSREFVDTDTDSSDSEGNESIPSSSQTPKYQESIRTPVCVFSPMEEKELLSPLSDPEDRFPTRQVLMVKIDLSLLSRVPGRLYKELDQIKTERDGGGGDGNRDGKDLQKPPSEKTSSKGKRKHGKNEDESSKPESKKSRMEDKASSHHKSSSKESSKRGPEKEKELAPSPSIGNLQRTPKAEHQSRKRTTSQSSTSLSSGASSGKEGGHSTKNGPASKHRREDKQGRSTRDGKEKSSKMSESQLSATQQSECSKSRTKLLFEDRVHSADHYLQEAKKLKHNADALMDRFEKAVYYLDAVVSFIECGNALERSAQEAKSPFPMYAETVELIKYTMKLKSYMAPDATSADKRLAVLCLRCQSLLYLRLFKLRKESALKYSKTLTDHLKNSLNTNAPSPGNKAAGMPSPVSPKLSPGSAGSYSSSSSNPSSSSSVNIPQRIHQMAASYVQVTSNFLYATEVWDQAEQLASAQKEFFIELEKMMGALIFNTSSMTDLVRYTRQGLAWLRQDAKLVA; encoded by the exons ATGCCCTCGGTTAGGAGAGTAACTTTCTCAGCAGAACACCATTTGATTAGGGTACTCAAACTCTGTCGGAGTTTGACTCGCACTCCTTTCCGATGGTTTACAGCCCTTGGCCATGGCCTCTCAGATGGG TCTAGCAAAGAAGACAAACTATCCAGCCGTATCCAGAGCATGCTAGGAAACTACGACGAGATGAAAGAAACAATCGGTGAAACCCCCATTTCCAAACTCATGAGCAAAGGTTCAGGTTCCTCCTCTTCCGAGGAGAAGTCAGGCCAAGGACTATATGGCGAGCAGCGTGGAGGAGGTGGCGGCAGCAGCGGAGGTGGCGGCCAGAGCAGCAAATGGACTCCTGTAGTCTCCGCGGCCAGCacctcctcgtcttcctcccaGCTGCAGAAGCGCTCTGGGCTCCAGGGCAGCCAGCGTGGAGCCGGAGGCAgtagcagcggcagcggcagcagccaAAGACACGAGAAAGACTACAGTAGTGGCAGCGGCAAGAAATCCAGCAAGCACAGCTCGGACCAGTCCAAGGGACACACGTCCAGCCCGACCAAGGGCTCGTCCATAAGCTCGTCGAGCCATTCCCGCTCGATGGGCTCCGAGCACCACGGCAAGGACCGTTACCGCAAGTCGCCGCGAGaccgtgagcgtgagcgtgagcccAGCTGGGACTCGCCGTCGCGCGTGCACACCTTCGCCACGGGCCAGCACACGACCCAGGCCTTCCCGCCCTCGCTCATGACCAAGCCCAGCTCCATGCTGCAGAAGCCCACGGCCTACGTGCGGCCCATGGACGGCCAGGAGACAGCCGAGCCCAAGGGCTCCACGGAGATGTACAGCGGACAGTCGCACAGCAGTAGCGCCGGAGAGATGAAGTCCAACGGCAAAGCCTCGCTCGCCAAGCTCAAGATCCCCACGCCATCTGTAGAG GGGTCCATGACGGGAGATTCAAGTTGCGTTGATGAAATCTTAAAG GAAATGACTCAGTCCTGGCCTCCCCCACTGACGGCCATTCACACTCCCTGCAAGACGGAGCCATCCAAATTTCCCTTCCCCACAAAG GACTCCCAACACTCAAGTTTCAGCAGTGGAGGACACAGCA AGAGGAGCAGCGCAGGGAAGGGCTCGTCCAGCACTCATGCCTCTAAACCCTGTGAGGGCGACCAGGCCAA CATGCTGGAGGACGACCTGAAGCTTAGCAGCAGTGAGGACAGTGACGGCGAGCAGGACTCCACCAAAACCGCCCCCCGGAGTGCCCCCCAAAG TCAGGTGGCGGAGGTGGCGGAGAACTCTCGGGAGGACTCCAGCAGCCACACGGGCTCTGAGAGCAGCTCGGCCtcggacagtgagagtgagagcagctccagtgagagtgagaccAACGAGCCTCCACGCGCTGCTTCAccagag CCGGAGCAGCCTACAGCCAATAAGTGGCAGCTGGATAACTGGTTCAAGAAGGTCAACAAGTTTTCCCCAGCGTCACCAGTGGACAACAATGTGCCCACCAAGTACAGGAAAGAGGGCCGGGAGCAGGGGTCGGGGCGAGGGTACGGTGGTCAGAGTGGGTCAAAAGACGCCAGCGCGCCCACACAGGGCCGGGACTTGCGGCCAGCCCAGAAGGGCTCTGAAAATGGCCGGGGGCGGCAAAAGTCGCCTGCCCAGAGCGATAGCAGCGCGGGGCAGCGAAGGACTGTGGGTAAAAAACAACCCAAGAAGTCAGAGAAGCCCCCTGTGGTGGAGGAGCCTAAGGGGGGGTTGATGGTGGAGAGCGAGACCCCGCAGGACATTCCCACGCCCCGAAACAAGGCCCCCAGCAAAGGGCCCCGCAAACCCAATATCAAGAAGGAGCCCAAGTCGCCGCGGCAAGCACAGGACAAGCGCAAGACCAAAGCGCCCACCAAGACGCCGCAGAAGTCCCGAGAGTTTgtggacacggacacggactcGTCCGACTCGGAAGGCAATGAGAGCATCCCGTCCTCGTCGCAGACGCCCAAGTACCAGGAGAGCATCCGCACGCCTGTCTGCGTCTTCTCGCCCATGGAAGAGAAGGAGCTGCTGTCGCCGCTCAGCGATCCGGAGGACCGCTTCCCAACCCGGCAGGTGCTAATGGTGAAGATCGACCTGAGCCTGCTCTCCCGCGTCCCCGGCAGACTCTACAAGGAGCTGGACCAGATCAAGACGGAGAGGGATGGCGGCGGCGGCGATGGAAACAGAGATGGGAAGGACCTCCAGAAGCCGCCCAGTGAGAAGACCTCCAGCAAGGGGAAGAGGAAGCACGGCAag AATGAAGATGAGAGCTCGAAGCCAGAGAGCAAAAAATCCAGAATGGAGGACAAGGCCTCATCGCATCACAAGTCCAGCAGCaaaga GTCGTCCAAGCGGGGCCCGGAGAAGGAAAAGGAGTTGGCGCCCTCGCCCTCCATTGGTAACCTGCAGCGCACACCCAAGGCGGAGCACCAGAGCCGGAAACGCACCACCAGCCAATCGTCCACCTCCCTTTCCAGCGGAGCCAGTAGTGGCAAAGAGGGCGGACACAGCACAAAGAACGGCCCCGCCTCCAAGCACAGGAGAGAGGACAAGCAGGGCAGGAGCACCAGGGACGGAAAG GAGAAATCTTCTAAGATGAGTGAGAGCCAGCTGTCTGCGACACAGCAGTCTGAATGCTCCAAGTCAAGAACCAAGCTTCTGTTTGAAGACCG GGTGCATTCTGCCGATCACTACCTACAGGAGGCCAAGAAGCTGAAACACAACGCTGATGCTTTG ATGGACAGGTTTGAAAAGGCTGTGTACTACCTTGACGCCGTGGTGTCCTTCATTGAGTGTGGGAATGCCTTGGAGAGGAGTGCCCAGGAGGCCAAGTCTCCGTTCCCTATGTACGCAGAGACTGTGGAGCTCATCAA ATACACTATGAAACTCAAAAGCTACATGGCCCCAGACGCCACATCTGCAGACAAAAGACTGGCCGTCCTCTG TCTGAGGTGTCAGTCTCTTCTCTACCTTCGGCTCTTCAAGCTGAGGAAGGAGAGCGCACTCAAGTACTCCAAAACACTCACCGACCACTTGAAG aaCTCCTTAAATACCAACGCGCCGTCTCCGGGGAA TAAAGCGGCGGGCATGCCGTCTCCGGTGTCCCCTAAGCTGTCCCCGGGCAGCGCCGGCAGCTACTCCTCCAGCAGCTCCAACCCCAGCAGCTCCTCGTCTGTCAACATCCCCCAGCGCATCCACCAAATGGCCGCCAGCTACGTGCAGGTCACCTCCAACTTCCTGTACGCCACCGAGGTGTGGGACCAGGCAGAGCAGCTAGCCAGCGCGCAGAAAG AGTTCTTCATTGAGCTGGAGAAGATGATGGGGGCGCTGATCTTCAACACGAGCAGTATGACCGATCTGGTGCGCTACACTCGCCAGGGCCTCGCCTGGCTGCGTCAGGACGCCAAGCTGGTCGCGTAG
- the aff4 gene encoding AF4/FMR2 family member 4 isoform X3, protein MASQMGNMNREDRNVLRMKERERRNQEIQQGGEAFPANSPLFPEPYKVSSKEDKLSSRIQSMLGNYDEMKETIGETPISKLMSKGSGSSSSEEKSGQGLYGEQRGGGGGSSGGGGQSSKWTPVVSAASTSSSSSQLQKRSGLQGSQRGAGGSSSGSGSSQRHEKDYSSGSGKKSSKHSSDQSKGHTSSPTKGSSISSSSHSRSMGSEHHGKDRYRKSPRDREREREPSWDSPSRVHTFATGQHTTQAFPPSLMTKPSSMLQKPTAYVRPMDGQETAEPKGSTEMYSGQSHSSSAGEMKSNGKASLAKLKIPTPSVEGSMTGDSSCVDEILKEMTQSWPPPLTAIHTPCKTEPSKFPFPTKDSQHSSFSSGGHSKRSSAGKGSSSTHASKPCEGDQANMLEDDLKLSSSEDSDGEQDSTKTAPRSAPQSQVAEVAENSREDSSSHTGSESSSASDSESESSSSESETNEPPRAASPEPEQPTANKWQLDNWFKKVNKFSPASPVDNNVPTKYRKEGREQGSGRGYGGQSGSKDASAPTQGRDLRPAQKGSENGRGRQKSPAQSDSSAGQRRTVGKKQPKKSEKPPVVEEPKGGLMVESETPQDIPTPRNKAPSKGPRKPNIKKEPKSPRQAQDKRKTKAPTKTPQKSREFVDTDTDSSDSEGNESIPSSSQTPKYQESIRTPVCVFSPMEEKELLSPLSDPEDRFPTRQVLMVKIDLSLLSRVPGRLYKELDQIKTERDGGGGDGNRDGKDLQKPPSEKTSSKGKRKHGKNEDESSKPESKKSRMEDKASSHHKSSSKESSKRGPEKEKELAPSPSIGNLQRTPKAEHQSRKRTTSQSSTSLSSGASSGKEGGHSTKNGPASKHRREDKQGRSTRDGKEKSSKMSESQLSATQQSECSKSRTKLLFEDRVHSADHYLQEAKKLKHNADALMDRFEKAVYYLDAVVSFIECGNALERSAQEAKSPFPMYAETVELIKYTMKLKSYMAPDATSADKRLAVLCLRCQSLLYLRLFKLRKESALKYSKTLTDHLKNSLNTNAPSPGNKAAGMPSPVSPKLSPGSAGSYSSSSSNPSSSSSVNIPQRIHQMAASYVQVTSNFLYATEVWDQAEQLASAQKEFFIELEKMMGALIFNTSSMTDLVRYTRQGLAWLRQDAKLVA, encoded by the exons ATGGCCTCTCAGATGGG CAACATGAACCGTGAAGACCGGAATGTGCTccgaatgaaagaaagagaaaggcgaAATCAAGAGATCCAGCAAGGAGGAGAGGCCTTCCCAGCTaactcccctctctttcctgagCCTTATAAAGTT TCTAGCAAAGAAGACAAACTATCCAGCCGTATCCAGAGCATGCTAGGAAACTACGACGAGATGAAAGAAACAATCGGTGAAACCCCCATTTCCAAACTCATGAGCAAAGGTTCAGGTTCCTCCTCTTCCGAGGAGAAGTCAGGCCAAGGACTATATGGCGAGCAGCGTGGAGGAGGTGGCGGCAGCAGCGGAGGTGGCGGCCAGAGCAGCAAATGGACTCCTGTAGTCTCCGCGGCCAGCacctcctcgtcttcctcccaGCTGCAGAAGCGCTCTGGGCTCCAGGGCAGCCAGCGTGGAGCCGGAGGCAgtagcagcggcagcggcagcagccaAAGACACGAGAAAGACTACAGTAGTGGCAGCGGCAAGAAATCCAGCAAGCACAGCTCGGACCAGTCCAAGGGACACACGTCCAGCCCGACCAAGGGCTCGTCCATAAGCTCGTCGAGCCATTCCCGCTCGATGGGCTCCGAGCACCACGGCAAGGACCGTTACCGCAAGTCGCCGCGAGaccgtgagcgtgagcgtgagcccAGCTGGGACTCGCCGTCGCGCGTGCACACCTTCGCCACGGGCCAGCACACGACCCAGGCCTTCCCGCCCTCGCTCATGACCAAGCCCAGCTCCATGCTGCAGAAGCCCACGGCCTACGTGCGGCCCATGGACGGCCAGGAGACAGCCGAGCCCAAGGGCTCCACGGAGATGTACAGCGGACAGTCGCACAGCAGTAGCGCCGGAGAGATGAAGTCCAACGGCAAAGCCTCGCTCGCCAAGCTCAAGATCCCCACGCCATCTGTAGAG GGGTCCATGACGGGAGATTCAAGTTGCGTTGATGAAATCTTAAAG GAAATGACTCAGTCCTGGCCTCCCCCACTGACGGCCATTCACACTCCCTGCAAGACGGAGCCATCCAAATTTCCCTTCCCCACAAAG GACTCCCAACACTCAAGTTTCAGCAGTGGAGGACACAGCA AGAGGAGCAGCGCAGGGAAGGGCTCGTCCAGCACTCATGCCTCTAAACCCTGTGAGGGCGACCAGGCCAA CATGCTGGAGGACGACCTGAAGCTTAGCAGCAGTGAGGACAGTGACGGCGAGCAGGACTCCACCAAAACCGCCCCCCGGAGTGCCCCCCAAAG TCAGGTGGCGGAGGTGGCGGAGAACTCTCGGGAGGACTCCAGCAGCCACACGGGCTCTGAGAGCAGCTCGGCCtcggacagtgagagtgagagcagctccagtgagagtgagaccAACGAGCCTCCACGCGCTGCTTCAccagag CCGGAGCAGCCTACAGCCAATAAGTGGCAGCTGGATAACTGGTTCAAGAAGGTCAACAAGTTTTCCCCAGCGTCACCAGTGGACAACAATGTGCCCACCAAGTACAGGAAAGAGGGCCGGGAGCAGGGGTCGGGGCGAGGGTACGGTGGTCAGAGTGGGTCAAAAGACGCCAGCGCGCCCACACAGGGCCGGGACTTGCGGCCAGCCCAGAAGGGCTCTGAAAATGGCCGGGGGCGGCAAAAGTCGCCTGCCCAGAGCGATAGCAGCGCGGGGCAGCGAAGGACTGTGGGTAAAAAACAACCCAAGAAGTCAGAGAAGCCCCCTGTGGTGGAGGAGCCTAAGGGGGGGTTGATGGTGGAGAGCGAGACCCCGCAGGACATTCCCACGCCCCGAAACAAGGCCCCCAGCAAAGGGCCCCGCAAACCCAATATCAAGAAGGAGCCCAAGTCGCCGCGGCAAGCACAGGACAAGCGCAAGACCAAAGCGCCCACCAAGACGCCGCAGAAGTCCCGAGAGTTTgtggacacggacacggactcGTCCGACTCGGAAGGCAATGAGAGCATCCCGTCCTCGTCGCAGACGCCCAAGTACCAGGAGAGCATCCGCACGCCTGTCTGCGTCTTCTCGCCCATGGAAGAGAAGGAGCTGCTGTCGCCGCTCAGCGATCCGGAGGACCGCTTCCCAACCCGGCAGGTGCTAATGGTGAAGATCGACCTGAGCCTGCTCTCCCGCGTCCCCGGCAGACTCTACAAGGAGCTGGACCAGATCAAGACGGAGAGGGATGGCGGCGGCGGCGATGGAAACAGAGATGGGAAGGACCTCCAGAAGCCGCCCAGTGAGAAGACCTCCAGCAAGGGGAAGAGGAAGCACGGCAag AATGAAGATGAGAGCTCGAAGCCAGAGAGCAAAAAATCCAGAATGGAGGACAAGGCCTCATCGCATCACAAGTCCAGCAGCaaaga GTCGTCCAAGCGGGGCCCGGAGAAGGAAAAGGAGTTGGCGCCCTCGCCCTCCATTGGTAACCTGCAGCGCACACCCAAGGCGGAGCACCAGAGCCGGAAACGCACCACCAGCCAATCGTCCACCTCCCTTTCCAGCGGAGCCAGTAGTGGCAAAGAGGGCGGACACAGCACAAAGAACGGCCCCGCCTCCAAGCACAGGAGAGAGGACAAGCAGGGCAGGAGCACCAGGGACGGAAAG GAGAAATCTTCTAAGATGAGTGAGAGCCAGCTGTCTGCGACACAGCAGTCTGAATGCTCCAAGTCAAGAACCAAGCTTCTGTTTGAAGACCG GGTGCATTCTGCCGATCACTACCTACAGGAGGCCAAGAAGCTGAAACACAACGCTGATGCTTTG ATGGACAGGTTTGAAAAGGCTGTGTACTACCTTGACGCCGTGGTGTCCTTCATTGAGTGTGGGAATGCCTTGGAGAGGAGTGCCCAGGAGGCCAAGTCTCCGTTCCCTATGTACGCAGAGACTGTGGAGCTCATCAA ATACACTATGAAACTCAAAAGCTACATGGCCCCAGACGCCACATCTGCAGACAAAAGACTGGCCGTCCTCTG TCTGAGGTGTCAGTCTCTTCTCTACCTTCGGCTCTTCAAGCTGAGGAAGGAGAGCGCACTCAAGTACTCCAAAACACTCACCGACCACTTGAAG aaCTCCTTAAATACCAACGCGCCGTCTCCGGGGAA TAAAGCGGCGGGCATGCCGTCTCCGGTGTCCCCTAAGCTGTCCCCGGGCAGCGCCGGCAGCTACTCCTCCAGCAGCTCCAACCCCAGCAGCTCCTCGTCTGTCAACATCCCCCAGCGCATCCACCAAATGGCCGCCAGCTACGTGCAGGTCACCTCCAACTTCCTGTACGCCACCGAGGTGTGGGACCAGGCAGAGCAGCTAGCCAGCGCGCAGAAAG AGTTCTTCATTGAGCTGGAGAAGATGATGGGGGCGCTGATCTTCAACACGAGCAGTATGACCGATCTGGTGCGCTACACTCGCCAGGGCCTCGCCTGGCTGCGTCAGGACGCCAAGCTGGTCGCGTAG
- the aff4 gene encoding AF4/FMR2 family member 4 isoform X5: MASQMGNMNREDRNVLRMKERERRNQEIQQGGEAFPANSPLFPEPYKVLNFNSVQTLTNQETSRRSSKEDKLSSRIQSMLGNYDEMKETIGETPISKLMSKGSGSSSSEEKSGQGLYGEQRGGGGGSSGGGGQSSKWTPVVSAASTSSSSSQLQKRSGLQGSQRGAGGSSSGSGSSQRHEKDYSSGSGKKSSKHSSDQSKGHTSSPTKGSSISSSSHSRSMGSEHHGKDRYRKSPRDREREREPSWDSPSRVHTFATGQHTTQAFPPSLMTKPSSMLQKPTAYVRPMDGQETAEPKGSTEMYSGQSHSSSAGEMKSNGKASLAKLKIPTPSVEGSMTGDSSCVDEILKEMTQSWPPPLTAIHTPCKTEPSKFPFPTKDSQHSSFSSGGHSKRSSAGKGSSSTHASKPCEGDQANQVAEVAENSREDSSSHTGSESSSASDSESESSSSESETNEPPRAASPEPEQPTANKWQLDNWFKKVNKFSPASPVDNNVPTKYRKEGREQGSGRGYGGQSGSKDASAPTQGRDLRPAQKGSENGRGRQKSPAQSDSSAGQRRTVGKKQPKKSEKPPVVEEPKGGLMVESETPQDIPTPRNKAPSKGPRKPNIKKEPKSPRQAQDKRKTKAPTKTPQKSREFVDTDTDSSDSEGNESIPSSSQTPKYQESIRTPVCVFSPMEEKELLSPLSDPEDRFPTRQVLMVKIDLSLLSRVPGRLYKELDQIKTERDGGGGDGNRDGKDLQKPPSEKTSSKGKRKHGKNEDESSKPESKKSRMEDKASSHHKSSSKESSKRGPEKEKELAPSPSIGNLQRTPKAEHQSRKRTTSQSSTSLSSGASSGKEGGHSTKNGPASKHRREDKQGRSTRDGKEKSSKMSESQLSATQQSECSKSRTKLLFEDRVHSADHYLQEAKKLKHNADALMDRFEKAVYYLDAVVSFIECGNALERSAQEAKSPFPMYAETVELIKYTMKLKSYMAPDATSADKRLAVLCLRCQSLLYLRLFKLRKESALKYSKTLTDHLKNSLNTNAPSPGNKAAGMPSPVSPKLSPGSAGSYSSSSSNPSSSSSVNIPQRIHQMAASYVQVTSNFLYATEVWDQAEQLASAQKEFFIELEKMMGALIFNTSSMTDLVRYTRQGLAWLRQDAKLVA, encoded by the exons ATGGCCTCTCAGATGGG CAACATGAACCGTGAAGACCGGAATGTGCTccgaatgaaagaaagagaaaggcgaAATCAAGAGATCCAGCAAGGAGGAGAGGCCTTCCCAGCTaactcccctctctttcctgagCCTTATAAAGTT CTAAATTTTAACTCAGTCCAGACGTTAACTAATCAGGAAACTTCTAGAAGG TCTAGCAAAGAAGACAAACTATCCAGCCGTATCCAGAGCATGCTAGGAAACTACGACGAGATGAAAGAAACAATCGGTGAAACCCCCATTTCCAAACTCATGAGCAAAGGTTCAGGTTCCTCCTCTTCCGAGGAGAAGTCAGGCCAAGGACTATATGGCGAGCAGCGTGGAGGAGGTGGCGGCAGCAGCGGAGGTGGCGGCCAGAGCAGCAAATGGACTCCTGTAGTCTCCGCGGCCAGCacctcctcgtcttcctcccaGCTGCAGAAGCGCTCTGGGCTCCAGGGCAGCCAGCGTGGAGCCGGAGGCAgtagcagcggcagcggcagcagccaAAGACACGAGAAAGACTACAGTAGTGGCAGCGGCAAGAAATCCAGCAAGCACAGCTCGGACCAGTCCAAGGGACACACGTCCAGCCCGACCAAGGGCTCGTCCATAAGCTCGTCGAGCCATTCCCGCTCGATGGGCTCCGAGCACCACGGCAAGGACCGTTACCGCAAGTCGCCGCGAGaccgtgagcgtgagcgtgagcccAGCTGGGACTCGCCGTCGCGCGTGCACACCTTCGCCACGGGCCAGCACACGACCCAGGCCTTCCCGCCCTCGCTCATGACCAAGCCCAGCTCCATGCTGCAGAAGCCCACGGCCTACGTGCGGCCCATGGACGGCCAGGAGACAGCCGAGCCCAAGGGCTCCACGGAGATGTACAGCGGACAGTCGCACAGCAGTAGCGCCGGAGAGATGAAGTCCAACGGCAAAGCCTCGCTCGCCAAGCTCAAGATCCCCACGCCATCTGTAGAG GGGTCCATGACGGGAGATTCAAGTTGCGTTGATGAAATCTTAAAG GAAATGACTCAGTCCTGGCCTCCCCCACTGACGGCCATTCACACTCCCTGCAAGACGGAGCCATCCAAATTTCCCTTCCCCACAAAG GACTCCCAACACTCAAGTTTCAGCAGTGGAGGACACAGCA AGAGGAGCAGCGCAGGGAAGGGCTCGTCCAGCACTCATGCCTCTAAACCCTGTGAGGGCGACCAGGCCAA TCAGGTGGCGGAGGTGGCGGAGAACTCTCGGGAGGACTCCAGCAGCCACACGGGCTCTGAGAGCAGCTCGGCCtcggacagtgagagtgagagcagctccagtgagagtgagaccAACGAGCCTCCACGCGCTGCTTCAccagag CCGGAGCAGCCTACAGCCAATAAGTGGCAGCTGGATAACTGGTTCAAGAAGGTCAACAAGTTTTCCCCAGCGTCACCAGTGGACAACAATGTGCCCACCAAGTACAGGAAAGAGGGCCGGGAGCAGGGGTCGGGGCGAGGGTACGGTGGTCAGAGTGGGTCAAAAGACGCCAGCGCGCCCACACAGGGCCGGGACTTGCGGCCAGCCCAGAAGGGCTCTGAAAATGGCCGGGGGCGGCAAAAGTCGCCTGCCCAGAGCGATAGCAGCGCGGGGCAGCGAAGGACTGTGGGTAAAAAACAACCCAAGAAGTCAGAGAAGCCCCCTGTGGTGGAGGAGCCTAAGGGGGGGTTGATGGTGGAGAGCGAGACCCCGCAGGACATTCCCACGCCCCGAAACAAGGCCCCCAGCAAAGGGCCCCGCAAACCCAATATCAAGAAGGAGCCCAAGTCGCCGCGGCAAGCACAGGACAAGCGCAAGACCAAAGCGCCCACCAAGACGCCGCAGAAGTCCCGAGAGTTTgtggacacggacacggactcGTCCGACTCGGAAGGCAATGAGAGCATCCCGTCCTCGTCGCAGACGCCCAAGTACCAGGAGAGCATCCGCACGCCTGTCTGCGTCTTCTCGCCCATGGAAGAGAAGGAGCTGCTGTCGCCGCTCAGCGATCCGGAGGACCGCTTCCCAACCCGGCAGGTGCTAATGGTGAAGATCGACCTGAGCCTGCTCTCCCGCGTCCCCGGCAGACTCTACAAGGAGCTGGACCAGATCAAGACGGAGAGGGATGGCGGCGGCGGCGATGGAAACAGAGATGGGAAGGACCTCCAGAAGCCGCCCAGTGAGAAGACCTCCAGCAAGGGGAAGAGGAAGCACGGCAag AATGAAGATGAGAGCTCGAAGCCAGAGAGCAAAAAATCCAGAATGGAGGACAAGGCCTCATCGCATCACAAGTCCAGCAGCaaaga GTCGTCCAAGCGGGGCCCGGAGAAGGAAAAGGAGTTGGCGCCCTCGCCCTCCATTGGTAACCTGCAGCGCACACCCAAGGCGGAGCACCAGAGCCGGAAACGCACCACCAGCCAATCGTCCACCTCCCTTTCCAGCGGAGCCAGTAGTGGCAAAGAGGGCGGACACAGCACAAAGAACGGCCCCGCCTCCAAGCACAGGAGAGAGGACAAGCAGGGCAGGAGCACCAGGGACGGAAAG GAGAAATCTTCTAAGATGAGTGAGAGCCAGCTGTCTGCGACACAGCAGTCTGAATGCTCCAAGTCAAGAACCAAGCTTCTGTTTGAAGACCG GGTGCATTCTGCCGATCACTACCTACAGGAGGCCAAGAAGCTGAAACACAACGCTGATGCTTTG ATGGACAGGTTTGAAAAGGCTGTGTACTACCTTGACGCCGTGGTGTCCTTCATTGAGTGTGGGAATGCCTTGGAGAGGAGTGCCCAGGAGGCCAAGTCTCCGTTCCCTATGTACGCAGAGACTGTGGAGCTCATCAA ATACACTATGAAACTCAAAAGCTACATGGCCCCAGACGCCACATCTGCAGACAAAAGACTGGCCGTCCTCTG TCTGAGGTGTCAGTCTCTTCTCTACCTTCGGCTCTTCAAGCTGAGGAAGGAGAGCGCACTCAAGTACTCCAAAACACTCACCGACCACTTGAAG aaCTCCTTAAATACCAACGCGCCGTCTCCGGGGAA TAAAGCGGCGGGCATGCCGTCTCCGGTGTCCCCTAAGCTGTCCCCGGGCAGCGCCGGCAGCTACTCCTCCAGCAGCTCCAACCCCAGCAGCTCCTCGTCTGTCAACATCCCCCAGCGCATCCACCAAATGGCCGCCAGCTACGTGCAGGTCACCTCCAACTTCCTGTACGCCACCGAGGTGTGGGACCAGGCAGAGCAGCTAGCCAGCGCGCAGAAAG AGTTCTTCATTGAGCTGGAGAAGATGATGGGGGCGCTGATCTTCAACACGAGCAGTATGACCGATCTGGTGCGCTACACTCGCCAGGGCCTCGCCTGGCTGCGTCAGGACGCCAAGCTGGTCGCGTAG